A window of Alphaproteobacteria bacterium contains these coding sequences:
- a CDS encoding glycosyltransferase family 4 protein, whose product MAFVAALFGSGLMLRILRRRAILDHPVERSSHAVPTPTGGGIAVVASIIVIWLAAALMAPALPPERVLVVLAATAALAGLSWLDDLRGVAVGLRLAVQALAVALGLLTLPPQLMVFQGLVPPWADLALSGLAWLWFVNLYNFMDGIDGISGAESAAIGGGIVLLAAFVPLSDLALPAALVAAAALGFLYWNWSPARLFLGDVGAVPLGFIIAWLLLSIAARGYWAPALILPLYYLADATITLGRRAWRRERLTEAHRGHFYQLAAAAGGGHAPVVRRIVALDLVLCGLAVLALWQALAALVAAALATAALLWYFAGQQGGKKKPEPD is encoded by the coding sequence ATGGCTTTTGTGGCAGCCCTTTTCGGCAGCGGCCTGATGCTGCGCATCTTGCGCCGGCGCGCCATCCTCGACCATCCCGTTGAGCGCTCGAGCCACGCCGTGCCGACACCCACGGGCGGTGGCATTGCGGTGGTCGCCAGCATTATCGTGATCTGGCTGGCGGCCGCCCTGATGGCGCCGGCCCTGCCGCCGGAGAGGGTGCTGGTGGTGCTGGCGGCCACGGCGGCGCTGGCCGGGCTTTCCTGGCTCGACGATCTGCGGGGCGTGGCGGTCGGGCTGCGGCTGGCGGTCCAGGCCTTGGCGGTGGCGTTGGGCCTGCTGACCTTGCCGCCGCAGCTCATGGTTTTCCAGGGCCTGGTGCCGCCCTGGGCCGACTTGGCTCTCAGCGGCCTGGCCTGGCTGTGGTTCGTCAACCTCTACAATTTCATGGACGGCATCGACGGCATCAGCGGCGCCGAGAGCGCCGCCATCGGCGGCGGCATCGTGCTGCTGGCCGCCTTCGTGCCGCTGTCCGACCTGGCCCTTCCGGCGGCCCTGGTAGCTGCCGCGGCGCTGGGGTTCCTGTACTGGAACTGGTCGCCGGCGCGCCTTTTCCTGGGCGACGTGGGCGCGGTGCCGCTGGGTTTCATCATCGCCTGGCTGCTGCTCAGCATCGCGGCCCGGGGCTACTGGGCGCCGGCCCTGATCCTGCCGCTCTATTACCTGGCCGACGCCACCATCACGCTGGGCCGCCGGGCTTGGCGCCGCGAGCGCCTGACAGAAGCCCACCGCGGCCATTTCTACCAGCTCGCGGCCGCTGCCGGCGGCGGCCACGCGCCCGTGGTGCGGCGCATCGTGGCCCTCGATCTGGTGCTTTGCGGGCTCGCCGTGCTGGCGCTATGGCAGGCGCTGGCGGCCCTGGTGGCGGCGGCGCTCGCCACGGCGGCGCTGTTGTGGTATTTCGCCGGCCAGCAAGGCGGCAAGAAAAAACCGGAACCCGACTGA
- a CDS encoding O-antigen ligase family protein, translating to MKLLAPLGRLHAGHWLGLAAFLYLPLAVLAPKGETALLLFVALPLLARLAIRRRLVPRLRRPLGIVLGLTLGWALCSVLWSIVPDETLSLLKSLIVIFLAALGLIAAAADLEAHERRTVAGLALYGLGLGLVLLVVELAAGLPLANFLRGPRPGLPLLELSILNAGLVALLIVVWPLALELGRRRAGAGAVLLALAAALLLWGVSLSAQLALGLAALVGLAVFFGGRRALRIFALLVVAGILLAPLVPRTVLTPEGFAARFPELSDSALHRVHIWNFSARTIAQRPVLGWGLDSSRAIPGGQVEAIEHGPRMSLHPHTAALQMWLELGLPGAAAFAALALIGLAAAGRLPAWPRAAAAAALAAALGVASLSFGIWQNWWLATLALAAAITTALLGGDEKPGQAGRPLL from the coding sequence ATGAAACTGCTGGCCCCGCTCGGCCGCCTGCACGCCGGCCACTGGCTCGGCCTGGCGGCCTTTCTTTATCTGCCGCTGGCGGTGCTGGCGCCCAAGGGTGAAACGGCGTTGCTGCTTTTCGTAGCGCTGCCGCTGCTGGCCCGCCTGGCCATCCGCCGCCGTCTGGTGCCGCGCTTGCGCCGGCCGCTGGGCATCGTGCTGGGCCTGACGCTGGGCTGGGCGCTTTGCAGCGTGCTCTGGTCGATCGTACCGGACGAGACGCTGAGTCTGCTGAAATCGCTGATCGTCATCTTCCTGGCGGCGCTGGGCCTGATTGCCGCGGCCGCCGATCTGGAGGCCCACGAGCGGCGCACGGTGGCCGGCCTGGCGCTCTATGGCCTGGGGCTCGGGCTTGTGCTGCTGGTTGTCGAACTGGCCGCCGGGCTGCCCCTGGCCAACTTTTTGCGCGGCCCCCGGCCGGGGCTGCCGCTGCTCGAGCTCTCGATCCTCAACGCCGGGCTGGTGGCGCTCTTGATCGTGGTCTGGCCGCTGGCCCTGGAGCTGGGCCGGCGTCGGGCCGGGGCCGGGGCGGTGTTGCTGGCCCTGGCGGCGGCGCTGCTGCTGTGGGGCGTCAGCCTCTCGGCCCAGTTGGCATTGGGGTTGGCGGCCCTGGTCGGGCTGGCGGTCTTCTTCGGCGGCCGCCGGGCGCTCAGGATCTTCGCCCTGCTGGTGGTGGCGGGCATCCTGCTCGCGCCCCTGGTGCCGCGCACCGTGCTGACCCCGGAAGGCTTCGCCGCCCGCTTTCCCGAGCTCAGCGATTCGGCGCTGCACCGCGTCCATATCTGGAACTTCAGCGCCCGCACCATCGCCCAGCGGCCGGTGCTGGGCTGGGGCCTCGACAGCTCGCGGGCCATTCCCGGCGGTCAAGTCGAGGCCATCGAGCACGGCCCCCGGATGTCGCTGCACCCCCACACCGCGGCGCTGCAGATGTGGCTCGAATTGGGCCTGCCGGGCGCCGCCGCTTTCGCTGCGCTGGCGCTGATCGGATTGGCCGCGGCGGGGCGCTTGCCGGCCTGGCCGCGGGCCGCCGCGGCGGCGGCGCTGGCGGCGGCGCTGGGCGTGGCCTCGCTGTCCTTCGGTATCTGGCAGAACTGGTGGCTGGCGACGCTGGCCCTGGCGGCCGCTATCACCACGGCGTTGCTGGGCGGAGACGAAAAGCCGGGCCAGGCGGGGCGGCCTTTGCTATAA